A portion of the Hydractinia symbiolongicarpus strain clone_291-10 chromosome 10, HSymV2.1, whole genome shotgun sequence genome contains these proteins:
- the LOC130612085 gene encoding 5-hydroxytryptamine receptor 1A-alpha-like: protein MNVSSNQTDSDPYGLQAITDGERYFNTLFLTIVMVLTILGNSIALHAFIVTPDLKKVTYYFIASLCISDLMVAIFSIPLWIVEVLSNWSKLSQTWRVLYACVDILCGTWSIMSLAMISIERYLCITYAMKYFRIMTMNKVYIIFAFVTVYSVTVTVVDSKQLKDTGYIVKQFVIFTMSFVIPVLIKLFTYGKIYEEARKQTKQINALQKVGQSIHENDINNDAEVNSDSSTNSLNKNIHSSSRVSWTASPLARKRQCTQARIQVLSEVNEDDNVSDSLDASEKTSSTISFYKWLFKHEKYKRKKYNVTDENGSLSNGSNKINTSPLVLDKKEIFVRQDTNGSIASVVRYNAKATSVDQNSKGNKGIKKKKKRMAQSMKESYIVIQPDDVGERKRSVSCPDPYRQNTSRKSLEPNDAFGIETVDGKKVVHDPLSSPSLSQRLRSYSKWSPTNSPLLLRKSLRRSNNNNNNNNNRHLQKLRRFKKELRAAKVVGLIMGTFLLCWTPFMIMVLLDPLGVIVKVRYVMIAKYLHYLNSAINPILYVILNKVYRKAILKVVKKIKRHIYCS from the coding sequence atgaatgtGTCATCAAATCAAACAGATTCTGATCCATATGGTCTGCAAGCAATTACAGACGGTGAAAGATACTTCAACACTTTATTTCTTACCATTGTCATGGTGCTAACGATTCTTGGCAATTCTATCGCATTGCATGCGTTTATAGTCACGCCAGATTTGAAAAAAGTGACGTATTATTTTATAGCTAGCTTATGCATCTCAGATCTCATGGTAGCTATATTCTCCATTCCTCTATGGATAGTAGAAGTATTATCAAACTGGAGTAAACTTTCACAGACATGGAGAGTATTATACGCATGCGTTGATATACTTTGTGGTACATGGTCTATTATGAGCCTAGCCATGATTAGCATAGAAAGATATTTGTGTATTACTTACGCAATGAAATACTTTAGAATTATGACGATGAACAAGGTGTATATAATATTTGCCTTTGTCACTGTATACAGTGTAACCGTGACGGTTGTGGATAGTAAACAACTAAAAGACACGGGGTACATAGTGAAACAGTTTGTAATATTCACGATGTCGTTTGTTATTCCTGTTCTGATAAAGTTGTTTACGTATGGAAAAATATATGAGGAAGCTCGTAAACAAACTAAACAGATAAACGCATTGCAGAAGGTCGGTCAAAGCATTCATGAAAACGACATAAACAATGATGCAGAAGTTAATTCTGATTCTAGTACTAATTCTCTGAACAAAAATATACACTCTTCAAGTCGTGTGTCATGGACAGCGTCACCTCTTGCAAGGAAAAGACAGTGTACGCAGGCACGCATACAGGTTTTAAGTGAAGTTAACGAAGATGACAATGTTAGTGACTCACTAGATGCATCTGAAAAAACATCAAGCACTATTTCTTTTTACAAGTGGTTATTTAAGCATGAAAAGTACAAGCGCAAGAAATACAACGTTACTGATGAAAATGGAAGCTTGAGTAACGGTAGTAATAAAATCAATACTTCGCCTTTGGTATTAGATAAAAAAGAGATATTTGTTCGACAGGACACTAATGGTAGCATAGCATCTGTTGTTAGATACAACGCGAAGGCGACTTCCGTTGACCAGAACTCAAAAGGTAATAAAggtataaagaaaaagaaaaagagaatggCTCAGTCTATGAAAGAAAGTTACATTGTAATTCAACCAGACGATGTTGGTGAACGAAAAAGATCTGTCTCTTGTCCAGACCCCTATCGGCAAAACACGTCAAGAAAAAGTTTAGAACCAAATGATGCGTTTGGTATTGAGACTGTTGATGGTAAAAAGGTTGTTCATGACCCTCTTTCTTCACCGTCTTTATCTCAACGACTTCGATCATATTCAAAATGGAGTCCAACTAATTCTCCATTACTATTACGGAAAAGTCTTCGAAgaagtaataataataacaataataataataataggcaTTTGCAAAAGTTAAGAAGATTTAAGAAAGAATTAAGAGCAGCGAAGGTTGTTGGACTCATTATGGGTACATTTCTACTTTGTTGGACGCCATTTATGATCATGGTGTTGCTAGATCCATTAGGTGTGATAGTTAAAGTGCGTTACGTTATGATAGCTAAGTATCTGCACTATTTAAACAGTGCAATCAATCCTATATTATATGTCATTCTTAATAAAGTTTATCGAAAAGCAATATTAAAAGTCGTGAAGAAAATCAAGAGACATATATACTGCTCATAG